AGGAGAAGTCCTTTCCGGCCACCGTGAAGACGGGCTGCGTGAGGCCCACGATCCAGGCGAGCGTGGCGAGCAGCAGGAGCCGCGTGAGGAGCGCCAGCGAAAGCCCCACCTTGCGGCCCAGCGAGCGCTGGTGCTCCGGGAGCCGCCCGGTGAGGATCGCGATGAAGACGAGGTTGTCGATGCCCAGCACGATCTCGAGGGCGGAGAGCGTGACGAGGGAGAGCCAGATCTGCGGGTCGGTGACCCAGGCGAAGGTGAAGAATTCCATGGCGGGGGAAGGAGTGAGCCAGCGCGCATTCTCTCACGCAGGCGCGGCCGGTCCGGACCTGGCCTTCCCGGGTCCGGACGCCGCAACGCGAGCTCAGCGGGAAAGCAAGTCCATGTCGGCGAGCTTTGCGCGCGTCTCTTCGACGCCGCGGACGACGTAGGCCTCGATCCCGCAGGACCGCGCCCCTTCCACGTTGACGGCGTTGTCGTCGAAGAATACGGCCGCGTCCGCGCCGATGCGCAGCTCGGCGAGCGCCAGCTCGAAGAAGGCCCGGTCGGGCTTGATCTCGCCCACGTGGTGCGAGGCGATGACTCGCCCGACGCGCTCGAACAGGCCGTAGGAGGCCGCGATGGGCCAATGCACGCCACTGATGTTGGTGAGGATGGCCGTGTCGTGGCGCGCGGCGAGTTCGTCGAGGAGCTCGTGTGCCCCGTCGTAGGGGCCACGGAGCCACCCCCTGAAATGCACGAGGAACTCCTCGGGGGTGACCGAAAGCCCGAATTCGCGCACGGCGGCGCGGGTGAACTCGCCCGTTTCCATGCGGCCCGTCTCGTGGGCGCGGACCGCCGGGGAGGCGAGCCAGCGCCGCCACATCTCCGCGGCGGTGAGGTTGCCGCCCATCAGCTCGAGGAAGGGCCGCTCGCCGCCCAGCTCCACGAGTACGCCCCCCATGTCGAGGAGGACGGCCCGTCTCATGCGCAGAGCCGCTTGAGCGCCTCCTGGTACTTCTCCGAGGTCTTCAGCGCCACCTCGCGCGGCACTTGCGGCGCCGGGGGCTTCCTCGCGAAGCCGATCGAATCGAGCCAGTTGCGCACGTACTGCTTGTCGAAGCTCTCCGGGCTCTCTCCCACCTTGTACGTCGCGAGCGGCCAGAAACGGGAGGAGTCCGGCGTGAGGATCTCGTCGATGAGGTGCAGCGTTCCGCCCGCGTCCGTGCCGAACTCGAACTTGGTGTCGGCGATGATGATGCCCTTCGTGAGCGCGAACTCGGCCGCCGTCGTGTAGAGCCTGATCGCGACGTCGCGCACTTCCTTCGCGCGCGCTTCCCCCACGATCTGCGCCATTCGCTCGAACGTGATGTTCTCGTCGTGCATCCCGGCCTCGGCCTTGGTGGCCGGGGTGAAGATGGGCTGCGGCAGCTTGGAGGCGCGCTCGAGTCCCGGCGGCAGCTTGATGCCGCACACACTCTGCGATTCCCGGTACTCCTTCCACCCCGAGCCCTCGAGGTAGCCGCGAACGACCGCTTCCACCGGCAGGGGCTTGAGCTTCTTCACCACGATCGAGCGGCCGCGCACCTGCTCGCGCTCCTGCGGCGCCACGACGCTTTCCGGGTCGATGCCGGTCAGGTGATTCGGCACGACGCCGGCGAGCTTCGCGAACCAGAAGTTCGCCACCTCCGTGAGGACACGGCCCTTTTCGGGGATGGGCGTGGGCATCACCACGTCGTAGGCGGAAAGGCGGTCGCTCGCCAGGAGCAGCATCCTGTCGTCGCCTACGGCGTAGATGTCACGCACCTTCCCGCGCGCGATGAGCGGCAGCGACTCCAGGCTGGATTCGAAGACGTCCATGGGTGTCAGACGACGACCGCCTTCAGCTCGCCCTTCGCATAGCGAGCCGCCATCTTCTCCAGCGTGACGGGCGCGAGCTTCGAGCCCTGGCCGGCGCAGCCGAACTGCTGGTAGCGCTGCCTGCAGATCTCCTTCGCGGCCGCGCGTGCGGGCTTCAGGAAGTCGCGCGGATCGAAGGCGCTCTTGTTCGCGTTGAGGTACTTGCGCACCGCGGCGGTCATCGCGAGACGGATGTCGGTGTCGATGTTCACCTTGCGCACGCCGTGCTTGATGCCCTCCTGGATTTCCTCGACGGGCACGCCGTAGGTTTCCTTCATCTCGCCGCCGTTGTCGCGGATGATCTGCAGCAGGTCCTGCGGCACGCTCGAGGAGCCGTGCATCACCAGGTGCGTGTTCGGGATGCGCGCATGGATCGCCTTGATGCGGTCGATGGCGAGGATGTCGCCGGTGGGCTTCCTCGTGAACTTGTAGGCGCCGTGCGAAGTGCCGATGGCGATGGCGAGCGCGTCCACGCCGGTCTTCTTCACGAAGTCGGCGGCCTGCTCGGGGTCGGTGAGGAGCATCTCGCGCGTCATCTTGCCCTCGGCGCCGTGCCCGTCCTCCTTGTCGCCCATCATCGTCTCGAGCGACCCCAGGCAGCCCAACTCGCCCTCGACGGAGACGCCGAGGCGGTGCGCCATGTCGACCACCTGTTTCGTCACATCCACGTTGTATTCGTAGGAGGCGATCGACTTGCCGTCGGCCTGCAGCGAGCCGTCCATCATCACGCTGGAGAAGCCCAGCTTGATGGCGCCTTCGCACACCGCCGGCGACTGGCCGTGGTCCTGGTGCATGGCGACGGGTGTGTTGGGATAGGTCGCGACGGCCGCCTCGATCAGGTACTTGAGGAAAGTCTCGCCGGCGTATTTCCGCGCGCCGGCGGAGGCCTGCATGATCACCGGGCTGTCGGTCTCGGCGGCCGCCTCCATGATCGCCTGCACCTGCTCCAGGTTGTTCACGTTGAAGGCGGGAAGGCCGTAGCCGTTCTCGGCCGCGTGGTCCAGCAGTTGACGCATCGATACGAGTGCCATGGTTCCTCCGGGGTCTGTCAGCGGGTGCCGGCGAGCGGCCGGCAAGATGGGATCATTTTACGGCGATTGCATTCAGGAACCGTGTTGCTCTCCGACGCGGACGATCTTCATCGTGTTCGTCCCCCCGGACTTCCCGATGGGCTCGCCGATGGTGAGGACGATGAGATCGCCTTCCTTCACGGCACCGCTCTGCACGAGCACCGCCTCGGCTTCCGTGAGCAGCTCCTCCCGGTCGTGGCCGATGTAGCGAACGATGAGGGGAAAGACGCCGCGGAACAGCGTGGTGCGGTAGCGGGTCGAGGTCTGCGAGGTGAGGGCGTAGATGGGAACGCCGCAGTTCAGGCGGCTCATCCACAGCGCGGTCGAACCCGATTCCGTGAGGGAGGCGATCGCCTTCACCTTCAGGTGGAAGGCGGTGAAGAGCGCGGCCATGGCGATCGACTGATCGACGCGCTGGAAGACGCGGTCCAGGAATTCCTTGTCGAGCGTCACGGTCTGCGACTTCTCGGCCTCGACGCAGATGCGGCTCATGGCCTCGATCGTCTCGACGGGGTACTGGCCCGAGGCGCTTTCGGCCGAGAGCATCACCGCGTCCGTGCCGTCGAGGACGGCGTTGGCCACATCGGACACTTCCGCGCGCGTGGGAACGGGCGAGGAGATCATCGATTCCATCATCTGCGTGGCGGTGATCGTGAGCTTGTTGAGCTCCCTGGCCTGCCGGATCATGCGCTTCTGCAGCGAAGGCACCGAGGCGTCGCCCACTTCCACGGCGAGGTCGCCCCGG
The sequence above is a segment of the Betaproteobacteria bacterium genome. Coding sequences within it:
- a CDS encoding phosphoribosylaminoimidazolesuccinocarboxamide synthase; this encodes MDVFESSLESLPLIARGKVRDIYAVGDDRMLLLASDRLSAYDVVMPTPIPEKGRVLTEVANFWFAKLAGVVPNHLTGIDPESVVAPQEREQVRGRSIVVKKLKPLPVEAVVRGYLEGSGWKEYRESQSVCGIKLPPGLERASKLPQPIFTPATKAEAGMHDENITFERMAQIVGEARAKEVRDVAIRLYTTAAEFALTKGIIIADTKFEFGTDAGGTLHLIDEILTPDSSRFWPLATYKVGESPESFDKQYVRNWLDSIGFARKPPAPQVPREVALKTSEKYQEALKRLCA
- a CDS encoding fructose-bisphosphate aldolase class II; amino-acid sequence: MALVSMRQLLDHAAENGYGLPAFNVNNLEQVQAIMEAAAETDSPVIMQASAGARKYAGETFLKYLIEAAVATYPNTPVAMHQDHGQSPAVCEGAIKLGFSSVMMDGSLQADGKSIASYEYNVDVTKQVVDMAHRLGVSVEGELGCLGSLETMMGDKEDGHGAEGKMTREMLLTDPEQAADFVKKTGVDALAIAIGTSHGAYKFTRKPTGDILAIDRIKAIHARIPNTHLVMHGSSSVPQDLLQIIRDNGGEMKETYGVPVEEIQEGIKHGVRKVNIDTDIRLAMTAAVRKYLNANKSAFDPRDFLKPARAAAKEICRQRYQQFGCAGQGSKLAPVTLEKMAARYAKGELKAVVV
- a CDS encoding HAD-IA family hydrolase, with the protein product MRRAVLLDMGGVLVELGGERPFLELMGGNLTAAEMWRRWLASPAVRAHETGRMETGEFTRAAVREFGLSVTPEEFLVHFRGWLRGPYDGAHELLDELAARHDTAILTNISGVHWPIAASYGLFERVGRVIASHHVGEIKPDRAFFELALAELRIGADAAVFFDDNAVNVEGARSCGIEAYVVRGVEETRAKLADMDLLSR